In Thermoanaerobaculia bacterium, the DNA window ATCTCGCTCATCGGGCGCTCCGCGCCGGATGAGCTCGGGAGGTCGACCTATCTCCTCGGTTTCAAACCGGTGGCGCTGGTCGCGGGCCGATACCAGATCCGCATCATCGCGCAGAACGGAGAGACGGCGAGGCAGGGAGTGATCCCCATCGAAGTCCGATAGGAACCGCCGCGGGCTTCACTCGCGAGCCGCTCGTTCGACGAGCCGCGGAGGCGTCACGCATCGCGGTCCGGGAGCCGGCCCGCGCCATGTCCGGCACATGACTTGCTGCGATCGTTCCCGGGAGGTGCTCCCGTGGAAAACGACGCCCCGATCCGGCCCGAGATCGCGAAAATCGCCGAAATGATCCGTGACGTCGAAATCGCGATGCTCACGACGATCTCGGAAGACGGCTCGCTCCGGAGCCGTCCGATGGCCACCCTGAGGGACGAGTTCGACGGGACCCTCCGGTTCTTCCTTCCCGCGTCGGGAGCGCTCGCGGAAGACGTCCGCCGGCGGCCGGCGGTCGCCGTCAGCTATGCCGAGCCGAAGGACGAGCGGTACGTTTCGATCACGGGCCGGGCGAGCATCGTCCGCGATCCCGTCAGGATCGCTCAGCTCTGGCACCCGATGCTCGAGCGCTGGTTCCCGAAGGGCCAGACCGACCCGGACCTCGCCCTGCTCGAGGTCGAAGCGGAATCCGCGGACGCCTGGGACGGCCGAAAGAGCACCATGACCCGGCTGTACCAGAAGCTCCGGGCCGTCACCTCGGGCGA includes these proteins:
- a CDS encoding pyridoxamine 5'-phosphate oxidase family protein, with amino-acid sequence MENDAPIRPEIAKIAEMIRDVEIAMLTTISEDGSLRSRPMATLRDEFDGTLRFFLPASGALAEDVRRRPAVAVSYAEPKDERYVSITGRASIVRDPVRIAQLWHPMLERWFPKGQTDPDLALLEVEAESADAWDGRKSTMTRLYQKLRAVTSGEMPDGPDRDRVDFARR